GAGTAGATTGTCGtgacaaaaatatatattagcaCTCAGTCAATAAAATCTATATGCCGTCCACCCTCTCACTGTATCATCTCTTACTTGTCACCCAACGAGCAAGTCGTCGCCCCTAAAACCTAGGAGTGtaatcgagccgagccgagccgaACTTTGTAAAGCTCaaactcgtttattaaaaaagtttggaagctcgagctcgactcgagctctaatatttgattcgaactcggctcgagaattaaatattataatcgagctcgattcgagTTCAACTCGTGAAAGGTTTGTTCGATTTAATAACGAGTCTAATTCGAGCTCGAACTCGAAAAACTCGATTAAGAAGCTCGTCAATAaaactcgagctcgaactcggaaaactcgattaagaaactcgttaaaaaagctcgagaccgagctcaaaattaaaaagtttggtttgagctcaagttcaggctcgagctcgaattaataattacactttaatcagtttttaatcatcattaatttaaataatataaaaaaaaaagagagtgtacataaaaaaaattacataacacaatttataactaaaataacacaaataaatataaattcaacaacataataaaattagattacacaaaaagtttaatatcaaaccaataaagttgattccaacttccaacagttgaaacaagctaatataatttaattatcttcataatcatcttcatacttgttcaattagttaacttgaatttcaacttaaacatccatataaccttaattaattattattaatataatttgataattattatcatcttttatattgtatgcttaattatatacaaaaaattttttataattatactttaattttaaaatgtatataatttttacaactcaatttatcatgtagtactataattttaaagaatacttattataataattaatattaattatttgtgattatacattaattttatgaaatcttattataataattatatacaaaaaatttttataatttaattttaaagaatactaattataataattaatcttaattatttgtaattttcaatactataattttcaagtatttataatagtttaaattttataactttatagttatttttatttttttaataatatatgaacttgttcataaatttatttaacgaattagttcaccaatttatttaaacaatattactcacgagcctAAGCCTTACGAGTCTACTCGTGAGCCTTCTACtcgtgagccttctcaacgagtctgctcgcgagccttttcaacgagccagctcgcgagccttctcaacgagccagctcgcgagccttctcaacgagccgaatactattgagctcaagctcagctcgtttaagtgacgagTCTCAAAATTGAGTTCgaacttggctcgtttaaaaaacgagccgaactcgatcgagcttttatcgagtcgagtctcgagtagctcacgaatagcttAGCTCATTTACAGCCCTATTTAAACCCAGTCGGGTGAGAAAAGGACAAGATGcacttattaaatttaatatttatatcctTTCAAATTACACTGCATTTGTCATTGTCACAGCTATTTGTTTAATTAACACATTCTGAATGACTGGGACAAAACAGTTCCAAGAATAGGAGCTTTGCCATCGAAAGCTAAAACAGAAGAACCCATTTTGCAgcccaaaaaaagaaaatgaaaaatgaaaatccTCGCGGAGCATTTGGAAAATCATGCAGACTGATGGTTACAGCTCACCAATAAAACTTGCTctttgtctctctctctctctctctctcttcccttCTTTTTTCTCTCGGGTCCCTGTTTCTTGGCAGAAAATGAATTAAACCACCTAACTTCTGTTCACTTGAGCTAGCCTCAAATCGACCTTTACATTATAATGATTTTCAATTCAATTGTTTCCAAAGCACCATAAGTTGTAGCCGATATTGAGAGGCAAGGGTCCAAAGTCCAGCATAAAAATCTCATTTATCTGCAAAATCACTGAGTGGTTACATCCTGCCAGGTACTACCCAATCTAGCACCATGTTCCTTTAGTATCCGGACTGACTGCAAAAGAATGTCTTGTTCGGCGGAGTACAATTCATTTTTGCTCTATAATCAGAGGGTATTAAAGAAGGCATTACGAAAATTGAAAGAATAACAGAAGTGCATCAAAGTCGGCAAAACTAAATAAATGAAGGTACAATAGAAAGAAAAGCATATAGTTACCAAAATGTTGAATTATTCAATGATATAACTACCAAGAAATGAATAGGGAGTATTCAGTCCCCGTAAACCAAAGTGCAAAATAAGACAAATATAGAACTGCTTCCAGAATTGCATCAAATACATCTATGCAGCAAGATTTTAAAATGTCATCAAATACACAAATAACCATCTCACTCAATTTTTAGGAGTCGATTGCAGAAGAACTGATTTTGCACAAACAAAGCTTACTTGACTTAATTTGATCTGATTGTAGGAGCATAGTTAATTTATCCTAGATTATACACAAGTATATGAATTGGGGAGAAAGTATTAACCTTTGCTGTCAGCAAaatccattaaaaaaaaaatgaaaatgcaAAATCTTGCACATTTTATTTCATTCATCGTAGAAGCTTAATATTTAAGTTGATTTAATcctatatcatgcataattatcAGGAATTAATGAAAAGAACTAATATTTGCTGCTGCAACTGAGCACAGTGAAAATTCCAATTTCTTTCCTTCTCCACTCTCTGGTCCATGTCCATAAATGAGGCTAACTAAGTGCTAAACAATTTATTATATGCTAGATGAGTTATATCACCTCAAGATATCCAAGAGccagaagatttttttttaaaaaaaaaagaagcaaacaCAGCCCTTATCAAGGAAAACCAAAATGTCAGTCTTGTAAAATGCAAAGGGAGGACATGGGAAACTCACCATGTGTCTAAGATTGCATCCAATAGTCAATTCTGCAAAAGAGCTTTCTACTCTAGACAAGAAACAGTATGGGGCCTCCTTTTCCAAGAAAACTTTTGGGTTCGACTTTAGCATGCTTGCTATTTCATTTGATATCTGAGGTATATTTTCCAAATCATCAATTTTCACAGGAAGTTTAACGGTCATAGAGCGCCACTGTGCACGAGATTTATTCACAATTACCTAAGAAAGGCACCCAAGAGACGTAAGCTAGGAATGCAAATAACAACTTTCATAAATTCAATTTGCATAATGAGGTAGGACATATATCCAAGGTGTCTTAGAAATGTAAAGACAATCTTCAGGAGAAAAATGCTCACCTGACTAGAAAACAACGAATTTGGAACTAAGACAGGAAATTTCTCAACATTGAGTAACATTGTGGTAGTAAGTCCCATTTCCACCACCTGTCCTTCTATAGATCCAGCCTGCAAGACCAAAAAAGAATAGGTAAAATGCACAAATAGTCatgcatttttaatatttttacttttgCTTTTGATGTTATAGGTAAGAGTTATTCAGCATACAACTATAAGAATTGTTAATAGCAATGTATAAGAAGCCACTTATTGGATTTATCAACCATTCATGTTTTCCTTTCTAGGACAGCCAAAAATTTGCTGATAAAAAAATTCTCCCCATTTAAAGACATAAAaggataaaaaaataacaatgacATGTTCACCACTTCACCTTACTTTTATTGTATCTCCAAGTGAAAAGGGTTTTGAAAACTGCATAGATAACCCACTGAGCACATTCCCAAGGACGTCTCTAGCAGCAAAAGCAGTGGCCACTCCTGCATGGATTTTAATTAAGAGAGAAGTCACATAACTGATGACGTAAACAACATACATACTTAAATAATGTGCAACTTATCCCTCTATAATTACATAACAttcaaataaaacaaaaatcggAATAGAAAAAGCATTTGCAaaatcagaagattatttgattCACCATTTCTAGACAACAACTATTCTTTAATTGAAGGAATGAGGAGATGTGACTGACAGTGACACTCACCTCCTATACCACCCACAGTTAAAATAGATTGCACAGCCACTCCACTCGCCTCAGCTAAAGCCATTAACCCAATAACAAAAAGACCAATAGAAGAAACTTTGTCAAGTGTTAACATCCTTTCCTTATCAACCAATGATAGACTTTGAGCACCCAATGCACGGCTAAACACATTTGTCTTCCACCGATACAGAAACCATACAAAAGAAAGGACAATTGCGCCCCTCCATCCCTGTGCCATGTACTGAGAAGCTATAGTTGGTGCCACCATCATGCCACTATAAATCAAAGCCATCACACatcaatgaagaaaaaaaaaatcataatggtCACCTGCAAATCCAAACATGACAAAGAGTCTAAAATTTAGATGGAAGGGGAACCactaacatttttaaaaatgcCATAAAGGTGATCAGATACCGCACAGGATCCTCTAAAGCACCCCAAAAGCTTTTCTCATATGGAACTGGCTCCCTAGAAAGACTTTTAGATAGTAAAGAAGCAGGAGTTTGCATAGCATACTTGTGAAACATCCTCAAAAGCCTAGGCATTACTACCCATGCCAACACGGTACCAACAGAAGTGTAACCAACGGGAACAATCACCTCTTTAAGATAAGGGTGTGAATCAAGTAACTGCTGGCTATAAGGGACCATCTCATCGTAGACTTCTTTAGTCTTCTGCACAGTAGAAGTCCCTGCATCAACTGCACTTTGCCAAGAGTCTCTAACCTTCTCAATCCAGTCAATTCCAACATCACCACCGTTACCAACATCATTATTCCCACTAGAAGCAGCAGACACTTCAACTGACCCAGGCTTGTTGATTTTGCCATCAGAAGATGAAAATGATCGATAGCTCAACATGGAGCTTGCTGAAATATGAGGAACAGTACGCCCAAATAACGAATTTGGTGATGAAGTGCCTAAGAATATGGAATTAGCTTTGAAACAATGGCTAACAACCGAAGTATCATAACTCGGAATTTTAGTATGAGCATTTGCAAAATTCTGAGCGAGTTTGGATTCTTCTTTAGAGCAATCTTGATTTACAAAAGCATATAACGATCTTATAAGACTTTGATTAGTGCATCTTGTAGAATCCGTAAACGGGTTAAATGGCTGCAGCTTTGAAATAGGTTTAACCGAACTATAAACTGATTTGAGCATTGAAAGCCTAACTCCAGCCATCACAGAAAGAAGTCCTCAAAAGAGTACCAATCTACAAGAACACGATCATCAATCCCATTTCAAAAGGTAGGAAATTAACGAAGATTAAATCGATGGCATTAGGacattcaaattattttttttaaaagtacagTATACTAACTGGGAAATTAACCATCTAACTAATGTTCATAGCAATGGTACATAagaaaaaacccataaacccgACATTTCTATCTGAATTCTGGGGAAATGCAGATCGACAGAAGTACATAGGTTAATTTCCTTTTCATGAACAACCAATTAACACCAAAAAAAATTGAGggttctttttaatttattctaaaatttctaAGCAATCAAACAAAGAAATCGCTTACCAGGCAGCTATGGATGAATTTTGGGCCATAACAGGTACCATATATTCTTTGCTTGGGAGGTTTATCAGAGAGACGGAGTCATGGTCACGGAGATAGAGAGGGGTAGAGACGAGAGAGGCCAGCAAGAGAAAACGAAGAGACAAACTTAGGAGTACGTACTCTCTAGATACAAATTGTTTTATGTTCGTAAGATTTAACTGATAAGTCTCTGTATGATCATCCAACGGCCAGAATATTATAGCTAAGAGTTGAACTAAATAGAACAATTATATTCAATTGTTCCCTTACGTGGCGGCCTCCATATGCTGAGTCTAAAGCAGTCAACGCTGAGATGGAAGTAAGAGAAGGGTTAATGATGGTCATTTTTCTTCTTTCGTATTTAACACTCCTCctcttattaattattatactcTTTAATCTATAAGCTGAAAAATGTTAGATAATTACTGACTTCCGTGtagaatcaaaatttttttaaaagtttaatttaattatttttttaaatattttttttggcaAAATAAAGCATATCCAATTATTATGAATATTAATACGTGAAGTATATAAAgggtattttttttctatatataaattattaaactttttaaaattaaaactcttAATTACTTTGGATATGATGGAAGAGAGGTAGTAGTAGATGATAAATGATATGTTTAAGAAGGATAGAGATTGATAAACTTCATCTTCATTCTTCAACAGAACTCATACGGCATTTGAATTCTCTCTCGATTGAAGTACAtcagttataaaattaaactatagTTTCTTCTTCCTTGCTTCTGCAGTTGGAAAGCTTTCTTCTACGTATTCTTGTTTGTAAAATATCAAGAAAATCTTCATTGTCGTCTCAATATGAAAACTTCAAACACTACCCTTTCAAAGTTAATCTTCGGGCTTCTCATTTTAATCGCTGTCCCCTATTTGTTTTACTCCATAAACTCACTAAATATCTTGCGTACTCCATCAAACCCATTTCCTTTCCCTCTTAGCCTACCAGTAACTCTATCTGTGCCTCTGCAAATAGCTAGCCTAAATGTCTCATTAACTTCTGAGTCTCTCCTAGAAAACCCTAAAATCTTGCAGGAGAACACAACTCTCCGTCATATAGTTTTTGGAATTGGAGCCTCTTCCAAACTATGGGATCATAGAAAAAACTACATCAAGTTATGGTGGAGACCTGATGAAATGCGAGGCATAGTTTGGTTAGATGAGCCAGTAAAGAAAGATCCAGATGAAGAAAATCTATTGCCACCAACAATGATTTCGAGCGATACATCAAAATTCCCTTACAAAAACACAAAAGGTCACCGGTCGGCGATAAGGATATCGAGAATAATATCTGAGACTCTGAAACTAGGAATGAAGGATGTGAGGTGGTTTGTGATGGGAGATGATGATACAGTGTTTGTTGCAGATAATTTGGTGAGAGTTTTATCTAAGTACGATCATAATCAGTATTATTATATAGGGAGTTCATCGGAGAGCCACTTGCAGAACATATACTTTTCTTATGCAATGGCTTATGGAGGTGGTGGATTTGCTATAAGTTACCCATTGGCGAAAGAGCTTGCGAGGATGCAAGATAGATGCATAGAGAGATATCCAGAATTATACGGTTCAGATGATCGAATTCAGGCTTGCATGGCGGAGCTTGGAGTTCCTCTTACCAAGGAACCAGGGTTTCACCAGGTTAGGTCctgtttttttataatttcaatatttttattgcttatataatattttgttggtGTGTTTTTGTAAACAGTTTGATGTGTATGGCAATTTATACGGGCTTTTGGCGGCACATCCAATTGCACCGTTAATTTCTTTACACCATCTAGATCTGGTGGAGCCCATATTTCCTGATATGGACCGAGTCAAAGCTCTAGAAAAACTTAAAGCTCCAATGGAATTGGATTCAGCCGCGTTCATGCAACAATCTATTTGTTATGATGAAAAACGGCGGTGGACTGTGTCCGTATCTTGGGGCTATACGGTTCAAATATATCGAGGTATAATTTCACCTCGAGAAATTGAAAAACCAATTAGAACATTTCTAAATTGGTACGTAAAAGCTGGATACAAGGCTTTTGCATTCAATACTCGATCATTGAACAAGAATTCATGCCAAAGGCCATTCATCTACTGTTTGGTTGATGCAAATGACAATAAAAATCGCACAAGCACTAGGAGCTTGTATACGCGCCATCAAGTTCCTAATCCACCATGTAGATGGAAAAATCCTGATCCTTCTCAAATTATTAAAGTGGAGGTTTATAAAAGACCCGATCCCTTCTTTTGGAATAAGGTAActaattaaatgatttttttttaaattattattagtttttattaatatatttttattctaatgCAGGCTCCAAGAAGGAACTGTTGTAGGATTTTACCCAGCAAGACAAATACTACTCTAATGATTGATGTT
The Manihot esculenta cultivar AM560-2 chromosome 1, M.esculenta_v8, whole genome shotgun sequence genome window above contains:
- the LOC110615239 gene encoding mechanosensitive ion channel protein 1, mitochondrial, whose translation is MAGVRLSMLKSVYSSVKPISKLQPFNPFTDSTRCTNQSLIRSLYAFVNQDCSKEESKLAQNFANAHTKIPSYDTSVVSHCFKANSIFLGTSSPNSLFGRTVPHISASSMLSYRSFSSSDGKINKPGSVEVSAASSGNNDVGNGGDVGIDWIEKVRDSWQSAVDAGTSTVQKTKEVYDEMVPYSQQLLDSHPYLKEVIVPVGYTSVGTVLAWVVMPRLLRMFHKYAMQTPASLLSKSLSREPVPYEKSFWGALEDPVRYLITFMAFLKIGMMVAPTIASQYMAQGWRGAIVLSFVWFLYRWKTNVFSRALGAQSLSLVDKERMLTLDKVSSIGLFVIGLMALAEASGVAVQSILTVGGIGGVATAFAARDVLGNVLSGLSMQFSKPFSLGDTIKAGSIEGQVVEMGLTTTMLLNVEKFPVLVPNSLFSSQVIVNKSRAQWRSMTVKLPVKIDDLENIPQISNEIASMLKSNPKVFLEKEAPYCFLSRVESSFAELTIGCNLRHMSKNELYSAEQDILLQSVRILKEHGARLGSTWQDVTTQ
- the LOC110611032 gene encoding uncharacterized protein LOC110611032; the encoded protein is MKTSNTTLSKLIFGLLILIAVPYLFYSINSLNILRTPSNPFPFPLSLPVTLSVPLQIASLNVSLTSESLLENPKILQENTTLRHIVFGIGASSKLWDHRKNYIKLWWRPDEMRGIVWLDEPVKKDPDEENLLPPTMISSDTSKFPYKNTKGHRSAIRISRIISETLKLGMKDVRWFVMGDDDTVFVADNLVRVLSKYDHNQYYYIGSSSESHLQNIYFSYAMAYGGGGFAISYPLAKELARMQDRCIERYPELYGSDDRIQACMAELGVPLTKEPGFHQFDVYGNLYGLLAAHPIAPLISLHHLDLVEPIFPDMDRVKALEKLKAPMELDSAAFMQQSICYDEKRRWTVSVSWGYTVQIYRGIISPREIEKPIRTFLNWYVKAGYKAFAFNTRSLNKNSCQRPFIYCLVDANDNKNRTSTRSLYTRHQVPNPPCRWKNPDPSQIIKVEVYKRPDPFFWNKAPRRNCCRILPSKTNTTLMIDVGECKKDELIETR